The proteins below are encoded in one region of Amycolatopsis magusensis:
- a CDS encoding MmpS family transport accessory protein produces MTQQTPYPPAMPYQAPPQQQPPRNGIGITGFVLGLVGLVFSPIPFIGVVAWPLVILGLIFSIFGVVRVNKGVATNKVLSIVGIVASVIGLGVCVAWLFIFNQAVNEVQDEYNRTAAVTYDVTGDATGVEVTYGEALNPISETVDTLPWTKQMENKGVIKGGMLTVMADETGGEVTCKITVDGAVVATNTASGPFAVAICTGA; encoded by the coding sequence GTGACCCAGCAAACCCCCTACCCGCCGGCCATGCCCTACCAGGCGCCGCCGCAGCAACAGCCGCCCCGCAACGGGATCGGCATCACCGGCTTCGTGCTCGGCCTGGTGGGGCTGGTCTTCTCGCCGATCCCGTTCATCGGCGTGGTCGCCTGGCCGCTGGTGATCCTCGGTCTGATCTTCTCGATCTTCGGGGTGGTGCGGGTCAACAAGGGCGTGGCCACCAACAAGGTGCTGTCCATTGTGGGCATCGTGGCCTCGGTGATCGGCCTCGGCGTGTGCGTGGCCTGGTTGTTCATCTTCAACCAGGCGGTCAACGAGGTGCAGGACGAGTACAACCGCACCGCCGCGGTGACCTACGACGTGACCGGGGACGCGACCGGGGTCGAGGTGACCTACGGCGAGGCGCTGAACCCGATCTCGGAGACGGTCGACACGCTGCCGTGGACGAAGCAGATGGAGAACAAGGGCGTGATCAAGGGCGGCATGCTCACCGTCATGGCGGACGAAACCGGTGGTGAGGTCACTTGCAAGATCACCGTCGACGGCGCCGTCGTCGCCACGAACACCGCTTCGGGCCCGTTCGCCGTCGCCATCTGCACCGGCGCCTGA